The nucleotide sequence TGCATGCCGCCGACGGATTGCCAGGCTGTCTGCCCATCGAGGATGCCCTCGCGGTCGAACAGTTGCCGGCCATCTTGCGCCAGCACTTGCGCGGGGATGGGCGGTGCCTGCCGGTAAACTTCGACACCGTAGTAGCCGAGCAGCGAAAACGTCACGATCAGCACACCGATCAGTGTAAACCAGAGTTTTTTGTAGGGACCCATGGGTCTTTCCTTTGTCAGTGCACCACGGCCGGCGCAAAGCGCTCGAACAGGATATTGTTTTCGGTATGAATGTGCGCCATCAAGTCTGCACGGAAGGTACGCAGGCCCGTGTAGAGCGCGCGCCAGGTGGTGCAGGCGCCGGCTGGCGCGGTGATATCGTTCGTCATTGCCTCCATGGCGCGCAAGGCCACACCATGGTCGTCATGCTCCATGCGCATCACGTTGATGGGCGCGCCGGCCCGGGGGCCATGGCCGCGCACGATCATGGGGAACAGCACGTCCTCTTCCTTGCGCATATGGCTTTCCAGCTCCTGCGCCATGGCCGACAGATGTTCTGCCAGCCCGTGCGGACAGTCGGCGCGGTCGCCATGCACCTGCTCGACCTTGCGTGCCAGGCGTATCAGCTCTGGCAGCTGCTCGCGGTGCACGGCGTGGTAGCGCACCAGGATATGCTCCACCA is from Janthinobacterium sp. 61 and encodes:
- the ytfE gene encoding iron-sulfur cluster repair protein YtfE, giving the protein MEMIDLSLGQLARRIPGATRLFDAHRLDFCCGGNKTLRAAAEAAGVDTAPIVEELQVLAARADTGGERDWQEAPATELVEHILVRYHAVHREQLPELIRLARKVEQVHGDRADCPHGLAEHLSAMAQELESHMRKEEDVLFPMIVRGHGPRAGAPINVMRMEHDDHGVALRAMEAMTNDITAPAGACTTWRALYTGLRTFRADLMAHIHTENNILFERFAPAVVH